Genomic DNA from Callospermophilus lateralis isolate mCalLat2 chromosome 11, mCalLat2.hap1, whole genome shotgun sequence:
gtaactcaaatcaaacagagGACTGAAACCTTGCTTCTGATACATATCTGATCACATTAATTTATTTGTAACAATCCCAGAAACtaagtttttgttattgttgttcttaaaGTCACTACTCATGCTTTTATTAATATTCAATGTCATAATGCATGATAACTGCTTTCTTTTTAACCTTGAGTTTTTGAGATTCTAGAAGTCTGAAGGTTTTGAAGATGGTCACTAGTATTTTATTGGGAGCTTACATATTCCAGGTACTGTCATGGGCTGGGGAAACAAAAATGAGTTAAGGtacagagagagacacacacacacacacacacacacactcccaatTTTGTGGTCTAGAAAgaagacaataaataaataattttaaatagtttactgtgcaaaatactacatagcatatagaatgctatgataaTACTGTGTGCTGGATCCAGATGCAATGGTGTGCACCtgtggtcccagctacttgggaagctgagaggaTCATTTGAGGCCAGGAATTGAGGGCCAGCCTGTGCTACATACAAAGTCCCCATCTCTTAAAAAAGAgggtaaagaaaaaagaaaagaaaaaaaattgggtgcTGAACACCTAATAATTATTCTTAACTGAAGTTTTACAGTAAACAGATTCTAGACTCTTGACTTTGAAAACTGCAGAAGCATTGGTAGTAGCTTGTTAAAATCAAATCACCTTTCAAAAAGAATTAGTCCATGGCACGTAACAGATGTTATTCACTAAAATGGTCGCCacatttacttttaaaatgaaaaaggaggGCCAATTTCCTACAAATAAACATCTACACAAAGCGATGTTCGATCCCTGCAAATCTGGCATACTTTCCGATCACACCCACTTTCACGCGCTACTGGCGATACCAAAAATTTCCAACTTGGGGAATGAACTAATTTACTAAAaggaaataataattaaaaattagttCCTCCATCTCAGGCTTGAAACTTGCTTTCAACTCCACTATCTTGGCAATGCTCACAACCCAAGAGAAAGTTATGATTATACCCATTTGAGTGTCACGACATAAAATACGGTTCTCTAGGACAACCTCTAAAAATAGCCACTCCGCCACACATTCTCTATCCCTTTACCCTATTGGTTTTCTTCAGAGTACTTAACCATCACCGACGTTTTATTAAGTATTCCACggtcctccccttcctcccagaCCCCCGGAACACAAGCACCGAACAGCGTGAGTTCCGCCAAGTGTCGGCAGGGTAGGAGTCAATAAACATGCTGGATAGAAAGGGCTTTTCCGCTTGAAGTGGATTGTCCCCGAACAGCACACCCACCAGAAGATGAAAAACAGCCAAGATGAGAACGAAACACAAAACAAGTTCAGATCCCGACCGAGGGTGGCCAGGCCGTACCTGGTACTGGGAGAGCGAAGGCTCCTCACTACCACCGACGAGGCCTCGGAGGCGAATCACTAAGAAGGAACTGCCTTCTCCGTCCCACAGGAAGAGCTCTCCGCCGAGGCCGAAGATCAGGTTTCTCGTCAGCAACTGCGGCGGCAAAGACGGCGATGAGGGCAATGATGAAGAAGCCGGTTTCTCAGAGTCTGTTGGGCTCTGTTTTTTCAGTCCCTCCCGGAGCCGCAAGAACACAACGTGATTAGGAAGCCAGGTCTGCCACAAATCACCGTCGCCTACCGGCCCCTCGGCAGTCGCCATCTTGACCCAACTGCTTTCCTCGCTACAGTTGCTTGACCCGCCGCTGAGCACAGCCTATCCTCGGCTAGCCATCCATTGCTTCAGCCAATCATCGAACAGGAAACCCAGAAACACGACTTTAGCGCTAGGGGCGGGACTTAGGAGAACTAGCCTATCAAGCAAGGGCATCTTCAAGGGCAAGCCAATTGCCAGGTTGGCATTCATTAAGAAGTCAAAGTGGGCGGGCCAAGGTGAATAGAACAGTGCTTCTTTAGAGTCAGCCTTGGTTCTCTGCTCGGAATCTAATACCTAAGGTAAAGACGGAGGTCTGCGTAAGTCATTGCATTTCGAACACCTCCATacgggtaaacccaggcatccagAATTTTCCTTCAGGACTTACCGCTCTTAGTCCAGATTGGTTTGACTTCATAAACGTCACTTCTTCATCCACCTACCTACCCTTAGTTGGCCCAAATCAGTCTCGTGTGGGGCTGACCTGTAAAACACTTCCCAGAATTCCTTGCTATCTACGCGCAATTTTCTCCAGAAACTATAACTCCCAGAGGTCTATGCGAGTTCCCAGGGGCGGGGCAATTGGCAGCGACTCCCTCGAAGAGATGGCAGAACCTGCTGGATCTCAGCGACGCTCGCTGTACAAACAGGTGGGCTCGGCGTCCTGGAAAGAGGCTTTCAGGCAGGTGAGTGTGGGGTTTGGGCCATGGTCACTCCTTGAATCCATCCCAAGGGCCGTTGTCCTCCGTGCCTTCGACTCTTCAGTGCTCTATGAGGCAGGTGCCTAGAGCCCCTGGCCAGTGGAGGTGGACCCGGAACCCAAAAGTTCCTGCAGCTTCCTGGGTCTTGGTCACCGCCTGCCCCTTCTCGGGTTTTTGGCCCGACGGGTGTGGGATTACCCTGTGTGAGCTCAGACTCTCTAAGCTTTGCTTTTTGAATTCAGGCCAGTTTCAAAACTTGGAAGTGTGATCGTGATCGCACTCTCCGCACCTCTACAATAACACCATCCTACTATTAATTGGACACGGAAAGAAGCACTTTGTATAGTTTTGACATGTGAGGTAGAAATTGTTTTTATTCTAGAGAGGAATCAGAAGAGTTTGTTGCCAAGTTTGTATTGTTAACTTTCCTCAGTTCTGTCCTCTTCTGTAGTCAGCATAGTTTCTAGTAAGATACAGCCTCTTCAAGTGGGTATATTCCAGGAAAATAATCTGATATTAGAAAAATTTTGTTTCTCAACCGTGGCTGTTGACATTTTGAGGGAGATAATTTTTATTGTGTAGGGCTGTTCTGtactttataaaatttttaaatgcagtATCCCTGGCCTCTAgcccattaaatatatatatattttttttttaagagagagggacagggagagagagagagagaattttttttaatatttattttttagttatcggcggacacaacatctttgttttgtatgtggtgctgaggatcgaacccaggccgcacgcctgccaggcaagcgcgctaccgcttgagccatatccccagcccccattaaaTATTATTATGGTCTTACCACAAGagttgtgacaaccaaaaatatCACCCAGGCCTTGTCACATGTACCCTGGTGAATAAAATCACCTTGAGTTACGGTAGCCACCTCTAAAGTAGCAAGAATTTGAAAGCAATATAAATGTCCTCTAATAGGATAGTAAATAAGATATTATGCACCCAATCATTAAGGATAACATTAAATAACATTAAATTATTCTAGGTCAGTGGTATTTAGGAACCACTGACCTGCTACATACTTGGCATTGAAGGTAGAATATGAAATATGGTGATctgaaaatatgtgaacaaaggatTATAATTTTACTCATTTACATTCGATTAAGGACTGGACAAGGATATGCAAAAATAACAGTAGTTAGGAGTATAATGGAAATTTTGTTGTCTATAAATTTTCTTTAACATTTTGTCAAGTAACctaagggttttttgttgttgttgttgttgtttttttttaatggaattgATTTCCCCCCATCTTGCTGCTTTTTCCAAGGGATGCCTGGAGAGAATGAGAAACAGCCGGGACAGGCTCCTGAACAGTTACCGCCAGATTGGGAGCAGTATGCCAGGGAGAGGTCAGAATGCCCTTCTAGTGCAAGAGGTGATGGAAGAAGAATGGAAGTCTTTGCAGTCAAGCGAGTACTGTCCAGAGGCTTTGACTCAGGTCAGGCTTGGATAAGTGCTTTCAGAGAAGGGTTTGCTCCATGAAGAAATCCTAGTGTCTTCTTTGTACCTATTTATGCATTTCCTCTAAACCCACTGACTCTCCAACCCCTAATTTGAATTCTAACAGCCTTTGATCCAGACTCTTCTGCCTTTAACGTTAAATTATTCTAGGTTAGTGGTTCCTAAATATTAGACTGTAGACCTGCTACATACTTGCAACATAATCACTTATGAAACTGTGAAGAAATTTTTGTCTTCACTCTTGGGAATTTTGATTAATTAGGCATGAACTAGGAATCTGGCTTCTTAAAAGTCTCTAGGAACATTCTGATTACAGTCTCAGCCAAAGTTGGAAACTGAATATGAATAGGAAATCGTTTATGGTGTATCAGGAAGAGTACTAGATTGGAGGTCGGGAGTTCAGGAATCCTAATTCTGGTTTTGCTACTGACTCTTAACTTCACTCTCTTTAAGCTTTAGCTTTTACATTTATAAAACGAAGAAAATAGTGTCAATATTGTAAGGATTATATGAAAAAACTCCGAAACTGCTTTGAAACTATCAAGGCACTATATAATAGGAAGGCACTGTTCAGTGGCTTGCCTTACATCACCACAGTTACTACTCATGATAGTCCTCTTGGGTGGGTTTTATTCCCACTTTACAGAGGTCAAAACTGAGGCTTATAAAGACTAAGAACTTTTCCTGGTTATATAACCTTGGGAGAACATATATTTAACTACAGCCCTATACTGTCTGCCCCAAATTTGACTGTGTTATTTTATCACTGGCTAGTTTGATCATTTGTCAATGACTTAACATGACCACATTACCCCGTTGTCAGCATAGTCTGTTGGAGGACTGGACTGATTTTTCAGGTAaatctgtttttttattttgtttttggtactagagattgaagccaggggcacttaaccactaaactacattctgacccctttttatttattttgagataaagtcttgctaagtggcttagGACCTCTctaggttgctgagactggccttgaacttgtgatccttctgcctcagccttctaaattTCTGggcttataggcatgtgccaccatgcccagcaaatcTGGGTTCTTAAGCCAACCTCTAAGTATGAATTACTGTTGGGTTTGGGGACAGATTAATAATTCAAATTTAAGATGATTCCACTTTCTTTTATAGTTGAGC
This window encodes:
- the Rpain gene encoding RPA-interacting protein isoform X4 — encoded protein: MRVPRGGAIGSDSLEEMAEPAGSQRRSLYKQVGSASWKEAFRQGCLERMRNSRDRLLNSYRQIGSSMPGRGQNALLVQEVMEEEWKSLQSSEYCPEALTQLSLPMDLAVLEEIQQELIDQGGRDF
- the Rpain gene encoding RPA-interacting protein isoform X3 encodes the protein MRVPRGGAIGSDSLEEMAEPAGSQRRSLYKQVGSASWKEAFRQGCLERMRNSRDRLLNSYRQIGSSMPGRGQNALLVQEVMEEEWKSLQSSEYCPEALTQLSLPMDLAVLEEIQQELIDQGLARCSVLSLWFHLLQRLRWEDCLGPGL